A part of Acidobacteriota bacterium genomic DNA contains:
- a CDS encoding energy transducer TonB encodes MRSAGFIIKTKFSSGKVKGAHNWSPILFISLLLCIFTVSVEAQIVAVLEPNAEPVSDLVPKLKGDLSAHLDTLDPSLVEAAFKASKHSDPYNMTSEEAKITGSAIGCDFLLLIKTGNLRRTSFERPEYYESFAAIYVVSSRTGRLAYWTIRNAEQRTQAEANTKLLALIPAMALDLAATIKGAHKLEIVEHRPLNIAEPPLPGTPDAKGFIAPIPYRRIKPEYSETAYLYNVTATVEILVDLDAAGSVTRTEIVRWAGFGLDESVQKAVRTMNWRPAERDKRTLPMRVLLRYNFKKAEAKP; translated from the coding sequence ATGAGATCGGCCGGCTTTATCATAAAAACTAAGTTCTCGAGTGGAAAGGTAAAAGGTGCACATAATTGGAGCCCCATTCTTTTCATCAGCTTACTCTTGTGTATTTTCACCGTTTCGGTAGAAGCCCAGATCGTCGCTGTGCTGGAACCGAATGCTGAACCGGTCTCTGACCTTGTTCCCAAACTCAAAGGCGACCTTTCGGCTCATCTTGATACACTTGACCCATCGCTTGTCGAAGCGGCCTTCAAGGCTTCGAAGCATAGCGATCCATACAATATGACCTCCGAAGAGGCCAAGATCACTGGTTCGGCGATCGGGTGTGACTTCCTACTCCTTATAAAGACGGGAAACCTAAGGCGAACGTCATTTGAACGGCCCGAGTATTACGAATCGTTCGCTGCGATCTATGTCGTTAGTTCACGCACCGGACGACTCGCATATTGGACGATCCGAAACGCCGAGCAAAGAACTCAGGCAGAGGCCAATACCAAGCTGCTCGCTCTTATCCCGGCTATGGCCCTCGATCTTGCGGCAACGATCAAAGGAGCTCATAAGCTGGAGATCGTCGAACATCGCCCTTTGAACATAGCAGAGCCGCCGCTGCCCGGTACGCCGGATGCAAAAGGCTTTATTGCCCCGATCCCTTATCGACGCATCAAACCCGAATATTCAGAGACGGCCTATCTCTACAACGTCACCGCGACGGTCGAGATTCTCGTCGACCTCGATGCTGCCGGCTCTGTCACCCGAACCGAGATCGTCCGCTGGGCTGGGTTCGGGCTCGATGAATCGGTCCAAAAAGCGGTGCGAACGATGAACTGGCGACCCGCGGAACGTGACAAAAGGACTTTGCCAATGCGCGTTTTGCTTCGGTACAATTTCAAAAAGGCCGAAGCCAAACCGTGA
- a CDS encoding carboxypeptidase regulatory-like domain-containing protein: MNKTNSLSGSITIFVVMLIIMISYADTSAQYLETFSPPNKGRQINFIDDFTGMNWSISPWATAGGERDAADFFNTTAAGRLECIDLDEQIFWQSPVLNIAGAGAVTLSTDLTWVGFDTDVMANTLLTDWIKVMYKVNGGTYQLAPNVHGGNPLATVSYPFQNPGTSFDGAATSTVPGITGNTLQIRVIVFTNANAELVTIDNVRVPQVGVFVQSPSAAPASISGRVTTADGRGTGGATVTVSGGGLGQPQIARTSSFGYYSIEGLSAGETYVVSVGSKRFSFAVPSRVVSLTDSVSDIDFVADPL, from the coding sequence ATGAACAAAACTAATTCCCTTTCCGGCTCGATCACTATATTCGTCGTGATGTTGATAATAATGATCAGCTACGCGGACACGAGTGCTCAATACCTCGAGACGTTTTCTCCTCCGAACAAAGGCCGGCAGATCAATTTCATCGACGACTTTACGGGGATGAATTGGTCGATCAGCCCTTGGGCCACTGCGGGCGGCGAACGCGACGCGGCGGATTTTTTCAACACGACCGCCGCGGGCCGACTCGAATGTATCGATCTCGATGAGCAGATATTTTGGCAAAGCCCGGTGCTCAACATAGCCGGGGCCGGTGCGGTGACCCTTTCGACCGATCTTACCTGGGTCGGATTTGACACGGATGTGATGGCTAATACTCTGCTGACTGACTGGATAAAGGTCATGTACAAAGTGAATGGCGGCACATATCAACTTGCCCCAAATGTTCACGGCGGCAACCCTTTGGCGACAGTTTCATATCCCTTTCAGAATCCCGGCACATCCTTTGACGGTGCAGCCACCTCGACCGTCCCCGGCATAACGGGAAACACACTCCAGATACGCGTTATAGTCTTTACAAATGCTAACGCGGAGCTTGTTACGATCGACAATGTCCGTGTGCCGCAGGTCGGTGTGTTTGTCCAAAGCCCCTCAGCGGCCCCGGCTTCGATATCCGGGCGAGTGACGACAGCAGACGGTCGCGGGACCGGTGGTGCTACTGTTACGGTGTCGGGTGGCGGGCTCGGACAGCCGCAGATTGCGAGGACCAGTTCGTTTGGGTACTACTCGATCGAAGGTCTTAGTGCAGGCGAGACGTATGTTGTTTCGGTGGGTTCAAAGCGATTCTCATTTGCTGTTCCGAGCCGCGTCGTCAGCCTGACGGACAGCGTATCGGACATCGATTTTGTTGCCGACCCACTTTGA
- a CDS encoding 1-acyl-sn-glycerol-3-phosphate acyltransferase — protein sequence MQTVRATVKTILFTVSTLGLYFFWLITHYFVPNKIHWRQSIFYWWTLSFAKISAMRLEVIGTAPKPPFFLVCNHLSIVDMSALRVAAMGVFVAKSEVNGWPVAGRIIRDMGTIFIDRQNRRDIPRAGEEIIKRLDDGEGVIVFPEGTSTKGETVLPFNSSFLQFAAVKNIPVSYASISYRTPPGGMSANQAICWWEDISFFEHLWRIFKQPEYTATVTFGETPIQNQDRKLLAAELRDRVAEMFVPVL from the coding sequence ATGCAAACTGTTCGGGCCACCGTCAAAACAATTCTCTTCACAGTATCGACGCTTGGGCTTTATTTCTTTTGGCTCATCACGCATTACTTTGTTCCAAACAAAATACATTGGCGTCAGTCGATCTTTTACTGGTGGACGCTCAGCTTTGCAAAAATATCGGCAATGCGGCTTGAGGTCATCGGCACCGCGCCAAAGCCGCCGTTTTTTCTGGTCTGCAATCACCTCAGCATTGTCGACATGTCAGCATTGCGAGTTGCTGCAATGGGAGTATTTGTCGCCAAGAGCGAGGTCAACGGTTGGCCGGTCGCAGGCCGGATCATACGCGATATGGGTACCATCTTTATCGACCGTCAAAATCGCCGCGACATTCCGCGTGCCGGCGAAGAGATCATAAAACGCCTCGACGACGGCGAAGGTGTGATCGTCTTTCCCGAAGGTACAAGCACCAAAGGCGAAACTGTGCTGCCCTTTAACTCGTCGTTTCTACAATTTGCCGCCGTCAAAAATATTCCGGTCTCGTATGCCTCGATAAGCTACCGGACGCCGCCCGGCGGAATGTCGGCAAATCAGGCTATTTGCTGGTGGGAGGACATCAGTTTTTTCGAGCATCTCTGGCGAATTTTCAAACAACCTGAGTACACCGCGACCGTTACATTCGGTGAAACTCCGATCCAGAACCAGGACCGCAAACTGCTCGCTGCCGAATTGCGTGACCGTGTGGCCGAGATGTTCGTTCCGGTCTTGTGA
- a CDS encoding M13 family metallopeptidase — protein MRATFCGRISFRSRNFKDLGKPRDKTRMGMTPPTVNASYNSVNNDITFPAGILQPPFFNFNADDAINYGAIGGVIGHEITHGFDDSGSRFDADGNLKMWWTDADRKQFEERADCVVKQFNEYEVQPNLFINGKLTLGENIGDFAGLTVSYYAFKKSMEGKPRPANIDGFTPEQRFFLGWAQVWAGKYTPDAERLQVATNSHSLPRWRVNGPMSNMPEFAEAFACKVPAKMIREKVCEIW, from the coding sequence ATGCGGGCAACATTCTGCGGTCGAATCAGTTTCAGATCGCGTAATTTCAAGGACCTCGGCAAACCGCGTGACAAGACGCGTATGGGCATGACACCGCCGACGGTCAACGCCTCGTACAACAGTGTCAACAATGACATCACTTTCCCGGCCGGTATCTTGCAGCCGCCGTTCTTTAATTTCAACGCTGACGACGCCATAAATTATGGTGCTATCGGCGGTGTCATCGGCCACGAGATCACGCACGGATTTGACGATTCGGGCAGCCGCTTCGACGCCGACGGCAACCTGAAGATGTGGTGGACCGACGCCGACCGTAAACAATTTGAAGAACGCGCCGATTGTGTCGTCAAACAGTTCAACGAGTACGAAGTGCAGCCTAACCTGTTTATCAACGGTAAACTGACACTCGGTGAGAACATCGGCGATTTTGCAGGGCTGACCGTTTCCTACTATGCGTTCAAGAAATCGATGGAAGGCAAACCTCGTCCGGCCAACATCGACGGCTTTACACCGGAACAGCGTTTCTTCCTCGGCTGGGCCCAGGTCTGGGCCGGCAAATACACGCCCGACGCTGAACGCCTGCAGGTCGCAACCAACTCTCATTCCCTGCCCCGCTGGCGCGTCAACGGCCCGATGTCCAACATGCCCGAATTTGCCGAAGCCTTCGCCTGCAAAGTGCCGGCCAAGATGATCCGCGAAAAGGTATGTGAGATCTGGTAG